Proteins from a single region of Streptomyces griseiscabiei:
- a CDS encoding sensor histidine kinase — protein sequence MTRRLLLSYLSLAALVLLGLEIPLGFVYSRAERERIVNSANDEAESVAAYAALSLAAGRRDELVERARHCAERIGGKVVIVDADGKLLASSHSLSADEEETLSSQPEISAALRGSATTDVRTTTTGGVHYLSVAAPVGHATTDTGTGTGTGTGTGTGSGSGSGSGSITAARTTTSTATATATATSTTARPASASAASAQGAVRVTLPTTMVHARVFAVWLLLALAGLAVLTGVAAVAFAFARWTGRPIRQLEEATHRLAEGGAATSVVVTSGPPEVRSLATAFNTTAARLEHLLASQRAFAGEASHQLKTPLAALRLRLENLEPDIARRARPSLDAAVTETDRLARMVEGLLAMARLEEAAAIPAQVDLGGVCAERHRTWGPLFEREGVSLVLFAGAVGPVTAVPGAVEQILDNLLSNALRASPAHSTVTMELRLLVPARRALRDARPSWVDLHVTDEGPGMTPEQRARAFDRFWRAPGAPKGGTGLGLSLVQRLAHASGGDVTLREAATGGLDAVVRLPSAEPPVPPPGHGFGGRPGQRRREAPPLPA from the coding sequence ATGACCCGACGCCTGCTGCTGAGCTACCTCAGCCTCGCCGCCCTGGTCCTGCTCGGCCTGGAGATCCCGCTGGGCTTCGTCTACTCGCGGGCCGAACGCGAGCGGATCGTCAACTCCGCCAACGACGAGGCCGAGTCGGTGGCCGCGTACGCGGCGCTGTCCCTCGCCGCCGGACGCCGGGACGAACTCGTCGAACGCGCCCGGCACTGCGCCGAGCGCATCGGCGGGAAGGTCGTCATCGTCGACGCGGACGGGAAGCTGCTGGCCTCCTCCCACTCCCTGTCCGCCGACGAGGAGGAGACCCTGTCGTCCCAGCCCGAGATCTCCGCCGCGCTCCGGGGCAGCGCCACCACGGACGTACGGACGACGACGACCGGCGGGGTGCACTACCTGTCCGTGGCCGCTCCGGTCGGCCACGCCACGACCGACACGGGCACGGGCACGGGGACGGGGACGGGGACGGGGACAGGTTCTGGCTCGGGCTCGGGCTCGGGCTCGATCACAGCCGCACGTACGACCACATCCACCGCCACCGCCACAGCCACCGCCACATCCACAACCGCGCGCCCGGCCTCGGCCTCGGCCGCGTCGGCGCAGGGTGCCGTGCGCGTCACCCTCCCCACGACCATGGTGCACGCCCGCGTGTTCGCGGTCTGGCTGCTGCTCGCGCTGGCCGGGCTCGCGGTGCTCACCGGGGTCGCGGCGGTGGCGTTCGCGTTCGCGCGCTGGACGGGGCGTCCCATCCGGCAGTTGGAGGAGGCGACGCACCGGCTGGCCGAGGGGGGTGCGGCCACCAGCGTGGTGGTCACCTCGGGCCCGCCGGAGGTACGGAGTCTCGCGACGGCCTTCAACACGACCGCCGCCCGCCTCGAACACCTGCTGGCCTCCCAGCGGGCCTTCGCCGGTGAGGCCTCGCACCAGCTGAAGACCCCGCTGGCGGCACTGCGGCTCCGGCTGGAGAACCTGGAGCCGGACATCGCCCGGCGCGCCCGGCCCAGCCTCGACGCCGCCGTCACCGAGACGGACCGGCTGGCCCGGATGGTCGAGGGGCTGCTGGCGATGGCCCGGCTGGAGGAGGCGGCGGCCATCCCCGCCCAGGTCGATCTGGGCGGCGTCTGCGCGGAACGGCACCGTACGTGGGGGCCGTTGTTCGAACGCGAGGGGGTCTCGCTGGTCCTCTTCGCCGGTGCGGTCGGCCCGGTGACGGCCGTCCCCGGAGCCGTGGAGCAGATCCTCGACAACCTGCTCTCCAACGCGCTGCGCGCCTCGCCCGCGCACAGCACGGTCACCATGGAGCTACGGCTCCTCGTGCCCGCCCGGCGGGCGCTGCGCGACGCCCGGCCCAGCTGGGTCGACCTCCATGTCACCGACGAGGGGCCCGGGATGACGCCCGAGCAGCGCGCCCGCGCGTTCGACCGCTTCTGGCGCGCCCCCGGCGCGCCCAAGGGCGGCACCGGTCTCGGTCTCTCCCTCGTACAGCGTCTGGCGCATGCGAGCGGCGGGGACGTGACACTGCGGGAGGCGGCGACGGGCGGGCTGGACGCCGTGGTGCGTCTTCCGTCGGCGGAGCCGCCGGTTCCGCCGCCCGGCCACGGGTTCGGAGGCAGGCCGGGGCAGCGACGTCGTGAGGCTCCACCGCTGCCGGCCTGA
- the nirD gene encoding nitrite reductase small subunit NirD, with product MTLAPEKTDVKVQLRLADGWFTVCDLTLLIPGRGVAALLPDGEQAALFLDRAGKLYAVDNRDPFGGAAVLSRGLTGSHQGRPFVASPLLKQRFDLENGQCLDDETVRITAYEVRAA from the coding sequence ATGACCCTCGCTCCCGAGAAGACCGATGTGAAGGTCCAACTGCGGCTGGCGGACGGCTGGTTCACGGTCTGCGACCTGACCCTGCTGATCCCGGGCCGCGGTGTGGCCGCCCTCCTCCCGGACGGCGAGCAGGCCGCGCTGTTCCTCGACCGCGCGGGGAAGCTGTACGCCGTCGACAACCGCGACCCCTTCGGCGGCGCCGCCGTCCTCTCCCGCGGCCTCACCGGCAGCCACCAGGGCCGCCCCTTCGTGGCCTCCCCGCTCCTGAAGCAGCGCTTCGACCTGGAGAACGGGCAGTGCCTGGACGACGAGACGGTACGGATCACGGCGTACGAGGTGCGGGCGGCGTAG
- a CDS encoding oxidoreductase, producing MPGWTLRDIPDRRGRTAVVTGANSGLGYVTARELARRGAHVVLACRSEERGAAALERMAAEVPDGSAELIRLDLGDLGSVRDFAQTYARASDRLDLLVNNAGVMAVAQGRTADGFETQFGTNHLGHFALTGLLLPLLLGTPGARVVTVSSFMHLRANIDIDDLDSERPYGRWLAYGRSKTANLLFTHELARRLATNGSEVVAAAAHPGYASTNLQTAGPAAEGRKGVERFMRVGNRFFAQSPEGGALPTLYAATAPGVRPDSFIGPAFGMWGAPRPSPRAPWTLDDRAGERLWTASEHLTGVRCSELKA from the coding sequence ATGCCAGGCTGGACCCTGCGCGACATCCCGGACCGACGCGGCCGCACCGCGGTGGTCACCGGCGCCAACAGCGGCCTCGGCTACGTCACCGCGAGGGAACTCGCCCGCCGCGGCGCCCACGTCGTCCTCGCCTGCCGCAGCGAGGAGCGGGGCGCCGCCGCGCTGGAGCGGATGGCCGCCGAAGTCCCCGACGGCAGCGCGGAGTTGATCCGTCTCGACCTCGGGGACCTGGGCTCCGTACGGGACTTCGCGCAGACGTACGCCCGCGCGAGCGACCGGCTGGACCTGCTCGTCAACAACGCGGGCGTGATGGCCGTGGCCCAGGGCCGCACGGCCGACGGCTTCGAGACGCAGTTCGGGACCAACCACCTCGGTCACTTCGCGCTGACCGGCCTGCTCCTGCCACTGCTCCTCGGCACTCCCGGCGCCCGCGTCGTGACCGTCTCCAGCTTCATGCACCTGCGGGCGAACATCGACATCGACGACCTCGACAGCGAGCGGCCGTACGGCCGTTGGCTCGCCTACGGCCGCTCCAAGACCGCCAACCTGCTCTTCACCCACGAGCTGGCCCGGCGGCTCGCGACGAACGGCTCGGAGGTCGTCGCCGCCGCCGCGCACCCCGGGTACGCGTCCACCAACCTCCAGACGGCCGGGCCGGCCGCCGAGGGCCGCAAGGGCGTCGAACGCTTCATGCGCGTCGGCAACCGCTTCTTCGCCCAGTCCCCCGAAGGGGGCGCCCTGCCCACGCTGTACGCGGCGACCGCCCCCGGCGTACGCCCCGACTCCTTCATCGGCCCGGCCTTCGGGATGTGGGGCGCCCCGCGTCCGTCGCCCCGGGCGCCCTGGACTCTCGACGACCGGGCGGGCGAACGCCTCTGGACCGCCTCCGAGCACCTGACCGGGGTCAGGTGCTCGGAGCTGAAGGCGTGA
- a CDS encoding winged helix-turn-helix domain-containing protein → MYEQAPPETRDASGTAAADDGSAAPPPGPLVVDRRTRQVWVGEVPVALTPKEFELLALLTEDPGAVYSRQQILNRVWDEHYQGPTKTLDVHVATLRRKLGDPAWIQTLRGVGFRLAVRTPGRAPGPAPGQNRDQGQEQEQGRPAGHGRGQGTGLGRGSGRHRTREARAS, encoded by the coding sequence ATGTACGAGCAGGCCCCGCCCGAAACCCGGGACGCCTCCGGTACGGCCGCGGCCGACGACGGTTCCGCCGCGCCGCCGCCCGGCCCGCTGGTCGTGGACCGGCGGACCCGGCAGGTGTGGGTGGGCGAGGTGCCGGTCGCGCTGACGCCGAAGGAGTTCGAACTGCTGGCGCTGCTCACGGAGGACCCCGGCGCCGTCTACTCCCGGCAGCAGATCCTCAACCGTGTCTGGGACGAGCACTACCAGGGCCCGACCAAGACCCTGGACGTCCATGTCGCCACACTGCGCCGCAAGTTGGGTGATCCGGCGTGGATCCAGACCCTGCGCGGAGTCGGCTTCCGGCTGGCGGTACGCACCCCCGGCCGGGCACCGGGACCGGCACCGGGCCAGAACCGGGATCAGGGTCAGGAGCAGGAGCAGGGTCGGCCCGCCGGGCACGGGCGGGGGCAGGGCACGGGCCTCGGCCGGGGATCCGGCAGGCATCGCACCCGTGAGGCCAGGGCGTCATGA
- a CDS encoding SulP family inorganic anion transporter: MSGLHGRRREQGTPGPAPAPAPAAFSEFPAAPRYAPDIPGFPQEAPASAPASAPPPGAKGTRPGASGGGRIDFGTEITASLVVFLVALPLCIGVAVASGVPAELGIISGVIGGLVVGAVRGSTLQVSGPAAGLAALVAETVMEFGVAMLGVIVLFSGILQIVLGLVKLGRMFQAISLAVVQGMLAGIGLPLMFSQLYPMSDSKAPGTPLENMAGVPGLIADTVTNPQALIAAGLGIVTIVLSFLWKQMPGPVKKVPAALVAVGIGIAVAALPGVEVKTLQVGNLLASVDVPGPGQLSGLASAGIITAILTFTVIASAESLFTAAAVDRMHNGPRTRYNTELIAQGAGNTIAGLLGALPITAVVARSSANVQAGAKTRLSRTLHGLWLLAFALLLPQVLALIPISVLAGVLVHSGWKLFAPDEFPKMWRQDRGEFAVMTLTTLVITATALLEGVLFGLAAGIVLAALRMSQTVIRQHIEDDTAKVVMAGNATFLRLPKLIDALENAAASGKPRIRLDLLGVTHLDHACRNQVEEFVAQQRGAGLRVELLMPDLTQPAAPTKPAESREPEPASTEVWDYATIGTAAVGGTGPLPHGPGPGPGTGPGPTAEWFYLDTRPMPTADEWGFSRSSPRP; encoded by the coding sequence ATGAGCGGTCTCCACGGCCGCCGGCGCGAGCAGGGCACCCCCGGGCCCGCCCCCGCCCCCGCCCCCGCCGCCTTCAGCGAGTTCCCCGCCGCCCCCCGATACGCCCCCGACATCCCCGGCTTCCCGCAGGAAGCACCGGCATCGGCACCGGCATCGGCACCGCCCCCCGGAGCCAAGGGCACCCGCCCAGGCGCCTCCGGCGGCGGGCGCATCGACTTCGGCACCGAGATCACCGCGTCCCTCGTCGTCTTCCTGGTCGCGCTGCCGCTCTGTATCGGTGTGGCCGTGGCCTCCGGTGTGCCCGCCGAACTGGGCATCATCTCCGGGGTGATCGGCGGCCTGGTGGTCGGCGCGGTGCGCGGCAGCACCCTCCAGGTCAGCGGCCCGGCGGCCGGTCTCGCGGCGCTCGTCGCGGAGACGGTCATGGAGTTCGGCGTCGCGATGCTCGGCGTGATCGTCCTCTTCTCCGGCATCCTCCAGATCGTGCTGGGCCTGGTGAAGCTGGGCCGGATGTTCCAGGCGATCTCCCTCGCCGTGGTCCAGGGCATGCTGGCGGGCATCGGCCTGCCGCTGATGTTCAGCCAGCTCTACCCGATGTCCGACTCCAAGGCGCCCGGCACCCCGCTGGAGAACATGGCGGGTGTCCCCGGGCTGATCGCCGACACCGTGACGAACCCGCAGGCGCTCATCGCGGCCGGGCTCGGCATCGTCACGATCGTGCTCAGCTTCCTGTGGAAGCAGATGCCCGGGCCGGTCAAGAAGGTCCCGGCCGCGCTGGTGGCCGTCGGCATCGGGATCGCGGTCGCCGCGCTGCCGGGCGTCGAGGTGAAGACGCTCCAGGTCGGCAATCTGCTGGCCTCCGTGGACGTGCCGGGGCCGGGGCAGCTGTCCGGGCTGGCCAGTGCCGGGATCATCACGGCGATCCTCACCTTCACCGTGATCGCCTCGGCGGAGAGCCTGTTCACCGCCGCCGCCGTGGACCGGATGCACAACGGCCCGCGCACCCGCTACAACACCGAGCTGATCGCCCAGGGCGCGGGCAACACGATCGCCGGCCTGCTCGGCGCGCTGCCCATCACCGCCGTCGTCGCGCGCAGCTCGGCCAACGTCCAGGCCGGGGCCAAGACCCGCCTCTCCCGTACGCTGCACGGCCTGTGGCTGCTCGCCTTCGCGCTGCTGCTGCCGCAGGTGCTGGCGCTGATCCCGATCTCGGTGCTCGCGGGTGTCCTCGTGCACAGCGGGTGGAAACTCTTCGCGCCGGACGAGTTCCCGAAGATGTGGCGGCAGGACCGGGGCGAGTTCGCGGTGATGACGCTGACCACCCTGGTCATCACGGCGACCGCGCTGCTCGAAGGGGTGCTGTTCGGGCTGGCCGCGGGCATCGTGCTGGCCGCGCTGCGGATGTCGCAGACCGTCATCCGGCAGCACATCGAGGACGACACGGCGAAGGTCGTCATGGCGGGCAACGCGACGTTCCTGCGGCTGCCGAAGCTGATAGACGCGCTGGAGAACGCGGCGGCCTCCGGCAAGCCGCGCATCCGCCTCGACCTGCTCGGTGTCACCCACCTCGACCACGCCTGCCGCAACCAGGTCGAGGAGTTCGTGGCGCAGCAGCGGGGGGCCGGGCTGCGGGTGGAACTGCTGATGCCCGACCTCACGCAGCCGGCGGCGCCGACGAAGCCGGCAGAGTCGAGGGAGCCGGAGCCGGCGTCGACCGAGGTGTGGGACTACGCCACGATCGGAACGGCGGCGGTCGGCGGCACCGGCCCGCTGCCGCACGGCCCCGGCCCCGGTCCCGGGACCGGCCCCGGGCCCACCGCCGAGTGGTTCTACCTCGACACCCGCCCGATGCCGACCGCGGACGAGTGGGGCTTCTCGCGCAGTTCCCCGCGCCCCTGA
- a CDS encoding carbonic anhydrase, with amino-acid sequence MKALLDRARSFKRRVDFESDEYRKLAVGQFPEALFITCSDSRVIPALITGARPGEIFELRNAGNIVPPHDAHDAQGAASGEAATIEYALEVLGVQDLVVCGHSHCGAMGALKYGADLSGLPRVDAWLDYARPALEPVLGDTGTARDTEQSEDPALREVVQLNIRNQLAVLREYPVARQQLDSGRLRLHGWYYEIDTGKIHELDADGGFQVHGS; translated from the coding sequence GTGAAGGCGTTGCTGGATCGCGCCCGGTCGTTCAAGCGGCGGGTCGACTTCGAGAGTGACGAATACCGGAAACTCGCCGTCGGGCAATTTCCCGAGGCGTTGTTCATTACCTGCTCGGACTCGCGGGTGATTCCCGCCCTGATCACCGGGGCGCGGCCCGGCGAGATATTCGAGCTACGGAATGCGGGCAACATCGTGCCCCCGCACGACGCACATGACGCGCAGGGGGCCGCCTCCGGTGAGGCCGCCACCATCGAGTACGCGCTGGAGGTGCTCGGCGTTCAGGACCTCGTGGTGTGTGGCCATTCCCACTGCGGTGCGATGGGGGCGCTGAAGTACGGCGCCGACCTGTCCGGACTGCCCAGGGTGGACGCCTGGCTCGACTACGCCCGCCCCGCGCTCGAACCGGTCCTCGGGGACACGGGCACCGCCCGGGACACCGAGCAGTCCGAGGACCCCGCCCTGCGCGAGGTCGTCCAGCTCAACATCCGCAACCAGCTCGCGGTCCTGCGCGAGTACCCGGTCGCCCGGCAGCAACTCGACTCAGGACGGCTGCGGTTGCACGGCTGGTACTACGAGATCGACACCGGCAAGATCCATGAACTGGACGCGGACGGCGGCTTCCAGGTGCACGGCTCATGA